The window CGCTTGAAGCTAATCATCATTCCAGTCGTGGTTGCAGAGATTTTGATTGGTTTAATAATTGGGAAGAGTGGCTTCAATATTGTTCACGAGGATATGTGGCTTGAAACTTTATCAACGCTTGGCTTTATATTTTTAATGTTCCTAAGTGGTCTGGAGATTGATTTCACGGCTTTTTCAGGTAAGAAGGCACGCGTTATCCTTCCTAGTGGAAAAAAGGAACCAAATAGTTTTTTGGTGGCCTCTATCATCTTTATCGGAATTTTTATTGTTTCATTTGTTTTATCTTATCTCTTTGTAATAGCCGGATTTATTAAAAATGCCTTTTTAATGACATTAATAATTTCAACGATCTCATTAGGTGTTGTCGTTCCAACGCTAAAAGAAGCCCATCTTATGAAAACGGTAATTGGACAGATAATCCTTCTAGTCGCGGTAATCGCTGATTTAGTTACGATGATATTGCTTGCGGTGTTTGCATCTATTTATGATAGTGGTAAGGGCAATACATGGTTGTTGCTTGTATTATTCGGAGCTGGAGTTGTTCTCTTTTTTATTGGGAAAAGATTTAAAAATAATAAGCTTCTTGAGAAGATGTCGAAGGGAACAACACAGATTGGTACCCGTGCAGTTTTCGCACTGATTATTTTTTTGGTGGCACTCTCTGAAACAGTTGGAGCAGAAAATATTCTCGGAGCCTTTCTTGCGGGAGTACTTGTTTCTTTACTATCGCCTAACCAGGAAATGGTTCATAAACTAGATTCGTTTGGCTATGGATTTTTAATTCCTATTTTCTTTGTAATGGTTGGAGTAAAGCTGAATCTTTGGTTATTGCTGGGTGACCCAAAAATGCTTTTAATGGTTCCTTTACTCCTATTAGCTTTGTTATTTTCAAAGATTATCCCGGTGCTTTTTTTAAAGTTTTGGTACGATACCAGAACTTTAATGGCTTCAGGTTTTCTATTAACTTCCACGCTTTCCTTAGTGATTGCAGCCGCTACAATTGGCGAGAGATTGGGAGCAATCACGTCTGAAATGAGTGGTACCTTAATTTTAGTAGCCGTGATAACAGCCATTTTCACTCCAATGGTTTTTAAAAAATTGTTTCCAAAGGAAGCGGTACAAAGGAAAAAAATTAAAGTAAGCTTTATCGGTGCAAACCAATTAACACTTCAAGTATCAAGGGAACTTGAATCCTCCTTATATGCTCCAGTTTTGTATCACACAATGCAAGAGAAGGGTGCAAGTAGGCAAATTGCAGATTCTTTATTTGAAATCATTGAGATTGATGACTATTCCTTGGAGACATTAGCCAAAACTGATATTTTTCAGTCTGATACGGTTGTGATTTTAACAAGTGATCAAGGAACAAACGCCACCTTGGCAAAAGCATTGAAGCAAACAGGAATCAACCGCGTTATTGCTAGCATTCAAAGCCCTAATGTGCAGGAAGAATTAAAAGACTTCGAGATTGAATTCTTTTCGGTATTGCTTGCACAACAAACCCTGTTACGGGCAACAATAGAATCGCCAAGTGTCATGAAAATCCTTACAAACCAAGATACCTCTTTATACGAAATTTCGATGTTAAATGAGGAGTTTGCTGGTATAGAGCTCAGAATGTTCCCATTTACCGGGGATGTTATTTTCGTTCGTATTTTCCGTGGGAAGGATTCTTTAGTTCCACACGGTGATACCGAACTTCAAATTAATGATCATCTGGTTGTAACAGGCTCTAAGAAGTATGTTGATCAACTTAAGCGTGAGCTAGAGTTTTGTGAATAGTGTTAATAAGGAGTATCATGAAAACTATGAAAAAGGAGCGGAAATAGAAATATCTCTTTTCTTTTTTAACAGTATATAGTAGAATTAGTACTAGGTACTAATATCATGTATTAATAGGAGGATAATAAATGTCTCTTTCTTTATCCGGTAAAACGTATGTAGTTATGGGAGTGGCTAACAAAAGAAGTATTGCCTGGGGGATCGCTCGTTCTTTACATGAAGCGGGAGCCAGATTAATTTTTACATATGCAGGCGAAAGATTTGAAAAAGGTGTAAGAGAATTAGCTGATACTCTTGAAGGGGCTAATTCACTGCTTTTATCATGTGATGTAACGGCTGATGAAGAAATTGCAAAATGCTTTGCGTCGATAAAAGAACAAGTCGGTACCATTCATGGTGTGGCTCATTGTATCGCTTATGCTAACAAGGAAGAGCTCGAGGGTGACTATATGAACACCACTCGGGAAGGGTTCCTATTAGCTCATAACATCAGCGCTTATTCATTAACTGCTGTTGCTAAAGAAGCAAAAGGCTTAATGACTGAGGGCGGAAGTATTGTCACTCTTACTTATCTTGGTGGAGAGCGAGTATTGCCAAACTATAATGTTATGGGAGTTGCGAAAGCGTCTCTTGATGCAAGTGTCCGTTATTTAGCAAGTGATTTAGGGAAAAATGGAATCCGAGTCAATTCGATTTCCGCTGGACCAATCCGCACGCTTTCTGCTAAAGGAATTGGTGACTTTAACTTGATCTTAAATCATATTGAAGAGCGTGCACCACTTCGCCGGGCAACATCTCCTGAAGAAGTTGGAGATACTGCGGTATTCTTATTCAGTAACATGTCACGCGGGATTACTGGCGAAAACATCCATGTAGATTCCGGTTACCATATTGTCGCTTTATAAAAATAATAATGAAAACCAAGCCAGCCAATGGCTTGGTTTTTTTTGTTTAATAAAGGCAAATGAATTACATGGACAATCATTCTTCACATAGTCTAATTGTAGTAGGAATCAAATAGTAGGGGGACATAGAATGCAAGCAAAGAAAACATCTTTCATTAATAACAATAGCTTGAAGCAAAGTAAAAATAATAAAGAAAAGAAAAAGGGCTGTGGCTGCACAAAGGTGAAAAAGTCCTCGAAAAATTGATTGGAAACCGGATTAACCGGTTTTTTTTATTTTGGCTATGTTAAAGCTCAATGTTCATTTTTTGCACAATGTTGATTGGAGTGGAAGGCGCGAAGACTCCTGAGGGAGCAGCGGGACAGGTGAGACCCCACAGGCGCTTTAGCGAGGCCACTGAAAAAGTCCAAGTTTTTAATTTAGGCAGTTGAAAGTTTGATTAAACCAAACTTTCAACTGCCTTTTTGCCTTATAATAACGATATTAAATGTATGTAGGTGGTATCCCGATGATTTCCAATCAAGAAACACTTAATCTTAGC of the Bacillus sp. 1NLA3E genome contains:
- the fabI gene encoding enoyl-ACP reductase FabI, which codes for MSLSLSGKTYVVMGVANKRSIAWGIARSLHEAGARLIFTYAGERFEKGVRELADTLEGANSLLLSCDVTADEEIAKCFASIKEQVGTIHGVAHCIAYANKEELEGDYMNTTREGFLLAHNISAYSLTAVAKEAKGLMTEGGSIVTLTYLGGERVLPNYNVMGVAKASLDASVRYLASDLGKNGIRVNSISAGPIRTLSAKGIGDFNLILNHIEERAPLRRATSPEEVGDTAVFLFSNMSRGITGENIHVDSGYHIVAL
- a CDS encoding monovalent cation:proton antiporter family protein, giving the protein MENQASFISLFIVIIFAFLTPIMQHRLKLIIIPVVVAEILIGLIIGKSGFNIVHEDMWLETLSTLGFIFLMFLSGLEIDFTAFSGKKARVILPSGKKEPNSFLVASIIFIGIFIVSFVLSYLFVIAGFIKNAFLMTLIISTISLGVVVPTLKEAHLMKTVIGQIILLVAVIADLVTMILLAVFASIYDSGKGNTWLLLVLFGAGVVLFFIGKRFKNNKLLEKMSKGTTQIGTRAVFALIIFLVALSETVGAENILGAFLAGVLVSLLSPNQEMVHKLDSFGYGFLIPIFFVMVGVKLNLWLLLGDPKMLLMVPLLLLALLFSKIIPVLFLKFWYDTRTLMASGFLLTSTLSLVIAAATIGERLGAITSEMSGTLILVAVITAIFTPMVFKKLFPKEAVQRKKIKVSFIGANQLTLQVSRELESSLYAPVLYHTMQEKGASRQIADSLFEIIEIDDYSLETLAKTDIFQSDTVVILTSDQGTNATLAKALKQTGINRVIASIQSPNVQEELKDFEIEFFSVLLAQQTLLRATIESPSVMKILTNQDTSLYEISMLNEEFAGIELRMFPFTGDVIFVRIFRGKDSLVPHGDTELQINDHLVVTGSKKYVDQLKRELEFCE